The DNA segment CGGCCGGTCCGCGCTCGCTCACGGAGTGTACCCGGTCCCTACCGCCAATCCGCGAAAAATCCGATGTTCACGCCACCCACGAAGTCACGTGCGAAGCTGCGGTTCTTCAGGCCGAAGGGCTCGGCGTAGCCCACGGCGACCCCCAGGCCCAGGTCCTGGAGCTGGTAGCCAATCTGGAGGCGGCCCTGGACGGTGCCCGCGATGCGCCGGTCCGCGGGCTGGGTGGTGAAATGGGCGCCGTAGAAGGTGGGGCCCCCCGTCACCTGGAAGCCCCAGTGGGCCTTGCCGGGCAGGTGGTTGCGGTAGCCGAACCCCAGCTGCGCGGTGTGCTCGTAGTAGGACGTCACCGGCAGCACGAAGCCCTCCCGCGCGGTGTCGGGCAGGGACGCCGCCCACCCCACCCCGCCGTCCAGCACGGCGATCCACGCATCCTTGCGGTCCTGGAAGAGGGTGAACTCCCACGTCAGGTGCAGGTTGGGGATGACCGCGCCGTTGCGCAGCTGCGTGCCCAGGAACACCCCCCGCGGCAGCCACGCGACCGTGGGCGAGACGTGACCTTCCAGTTCGTTCGACCCGCGCGACTGCGCGGACGCGGTCGTGGAAACCAGGGCAAGCGAAATAACCAGCAATGCGCGAGCGAGGAGCGTCATGGGACTCTATCCCCCATGGCAGCGCGCGCTTGTCAACGAAGTGTTCCGTTGGCTATGACACGCGGCGCCCTCCGTGAATCGCGGGAGGGCTTTCTAGGAGCGGGACACCGCATGCCAGTCGTCACGGTCCGGGCCAGCAGCAAGCAGGGTCCGGCGCAGCTCGACACCCTGGTCCGCAAGGTCACCCAGACGACCTCGGGGCTCCTGGAGGAGAACGACCGGGTGCTGGTTGTCTACCGCGAGGGACACGCCAGCCTGTATTACGAGGGTGCGCCCCGCCCGCGCGCCGTGCCGCGCCCGGCCTGAGGCCCGGCTGCTTTCAGCCCACCGACCCGCGCCGTCGCTCGACCTGCCCCCCAGGACGTCCTTGGCATGGCCGCGGGGGCTGCCCACCTTCGCCCCGGCGGCAATGCTCCCCACGCACCGGCCGTGAAAGGCCCGCCATGCCCGCGGGGTCACCGTCGCACCGGCCGTGACCGGGCGCGGAGGGACGGCGAACGCCTCGAGCCCTGAGCCAGGGCAGGCTCCCACCGGAGCCTGGTGCGGGGGCGAAGGTGCGGCGGGCTTCGAGGCGAGGAGGCGGGGGGGATGGGACGAGCGAGGCGTGGGTCCCTGCGCATGGCCCTGGGACTGACGCTGGCGCTGGAGGCGGCCACGTCAGCCTGCCTGCCTGAAAGCCCCTGGGCGACCGACGTCCCCGAGTGCACGCGGACGGCGGGCGCCGCGCTCGAGCAGGAGGAGGATGGGCTGCCGGTGATCCACCTCTACATTGCGCAATCGCTGCCCGACGACGACGACTACCGGCCCGCGCGCGTCTTCTTTCGCGGGCGCTGCTACGCCATCCGGGCCCGCTATCGCGGGGAAACGTCGCAGGCCTTCCCCAAGCGCAGCTTCACGCTCGACTTCGACGATGGGCAGACCCTCGACGCACCCCTGCTCGCGGGCGGGCTCTCCGGGCGGCGCAAGGTGGCGTTGATCAGCCCCTTCAATGACAACTCATACATCCGCACCCGGCTCACCTTCACCCTGTGGAGCATGATGTCCTCCGAACACCTCCAGGTGAAGGCGTTCAGCGCGGTCGTCTATCTGGACGGGCAGTATCACGGGCTCTTCACGGTGGTGGACCACGTCGACCGGCACTCGCTGGCGGCGCAGGGGATGGATCCCGAAGGGGAGCTCTTCAAGGCCGTGGACAAGAGCGCGAACTTCTCCCAGTGGGATGAGGTCGGCAGGCTCAAGAGCACGCTGCATCAGGGCTATGAGAAGAAGGAAGGCGATCCCAAGAAGGGCGACCAGGCCTACGCCAGCATCGAGCAGCTCACCGCCTTCGTGGCGAACGCCCCTCCGGAGCGCTTCCGCGCGGAGCGGGGCGCCTGGATGCGCGTGGAGGACTACGAGGACTGGTGGATGCTGGCCCACCTGGCGGCGCTGTCCGACTCCGTGACCAAGAACGCCTACCACTTCCGTGCGCAAGGGCCGACGGGCTCATGGCGGTACATCCCGTGGGACACGGATGCCAGCTTCGGACAGGACTGGAACACCCTGCGACGGGCCCCTCGGCCGATGGCCACGTTCCCGGAAGAGAACCGGCTGTTCGCCCGGATGATGGAGGATCCGGCCATCCGCCAGCCCCTGCGAGAGCGCTTCCACACCCTGCTCCACACCTCGCTTCACCGGGACGTCGTCCAGGGGCTCATCGACACCTACGCCGCCGAGGTCGACCGCGCGGCCCGGAGGGATGAAGCCCTCTGGGGCGAGGCCTACCGCCACTTCCCGCGCTGGAGCCGGCGCGCGGACATCAACGGCTTCGAGGGCGAGGTGAGCTACATCCACTCCTGGGTGGACGCCCACTGGGATCTCCTGGAAGAGGAGCTCCGCTGAGCGCGACACGGCGGCACCGTCCGCCGGATGGACGCGACGGTCGCCTCCGGGCCGGCATCAATCCTCGGGGCCCAGCCTGCGGGAGCGCAGGAAGAGCGCCGGGGGATCGCGCTCCACGGCGGCGATGAGGCGCGGGCCCAGCAGCTCGTAGGTCTCCGTCTCGATGGGCCCCCGGCCCGGGGCCTCCAGGCCGTCGAAGTTGCCCACGCGGTAGCGCGCCGCGAAGACGAAGTGGAAGTCCTGCGGCGCGAAGAGGTGCTCCGGGTCCCCCGCGGGGTGGACGTCCATGGCCCAGCGCGCGTTGAGGGACGGCGGGTGGATGCCTCGCTCCACCATCTCCATGTGCTCTCGGGTGTAGAGGCCGGTCATCTCCTGGAGCGTGGCGCCCGCCTCGAAGGGGACGTGCGGGTAGAAGCGATAGCAGGGGTGCTGCGGATCCAACGCGTAGAGCCAGCCGCCCGGTGGAGTGAGTTCGCGGAAGACGGCGAGCATCCGCTCCGCCAGGTCGCGGTAGAGCTCCAGCCGGGCGTCATGCTCCAGGCGGAAGAAGGCATCGTCGACGACGAAGCGCACGCAGCCCTGCTCCGGAGCGGGCCACGGGTGATCCAGCGCGTGGCGCTCCTCTTCGCCCGCGAGGGGCATCCAGGCTTCGGGTTCCGGCTTGAGTTCGAGCACGACGACGCCCCCCGCTTCACGTAGGCCCGGGGTATGGCGCGCAACGCGGGGACGGCGCAAGCACCTGTCAGGAGGGGTCGGGGCCTGTGCACGGCATCCGACGTCCCCGGGGCTCGGGCCGGGCGCGGCGGACACAAGGCCGTCACCGGGTGTCGCGCGGTGGACGCCGCGCCGCCGGGCGCCGGGCCAGGGCACGGAGCCCGGGGATGGGGTTCGTTGGGGTCAGAAGGGCGCGGCGGACGTGAACTCCAGCCGTTGACCGGTGCGGGGGTGGACGAAGTCCATGGCCTCGGCATGGAGCATCAGCCGGGCGTCCGGCCTCCCGAAGCGCGCATCCCCGGCGATGGGGAGTCCCAGCCCCAGTCGGTGCGCCGCATGGATGCGCAGCGACTGGGGAAGCTGGAGCGCCGGCACCCACTCGACCCGGGTGCGTGAATCCTCGCGAACGAGGACCTTCCACGCGCTCAGGGTCCGCCTGCCGTGGCGCGCATCGACGCAGTCCTCCAGCGGCGCATGGGTCGTCCCCCGCAACGGCAGGTCGATGACGCCGGAGTCGCCCGCGACACGACCGTCGACCCAGGAGACATGGCGCTGTCGCGCTTCACCCCGGGAGAACTGGCGCTGGAGCGCGGCCCGCGTCGCGGCGTCCCGAGCGATCGCCACCAGGCCGGAGGACTCGGGCTCCAGGTCCTGGATGAAGCCCGCGCTGCTGAGGTCCGGGAACCGGGGCTGGAGGCGCACGAGCACCGAGTCGCGCGAGGGCGCGTGACGGCCGGGCAGCGTGGGCAGTCCCACCGGCTTGTCGACCACGAGGAGCCACGGGTCCTCATGAAGGATGCGCGGCCCATCCATGGGGGACGGAGGCGGTGGCCCGGGGCCCACCGCCAGCCCTTGAAGCATGTACGGCAGGACCGTGCCGCATTTGTTGTCACACGCCGGGTAATACGCGCCGGACTCACGGCGGCCATCCAGCGGCGGCGCGCCCCACCAGAACTCCGCCAGCACCCGCGGCGTCAGGCCCTGGCGAAAGGCATACGCCAGGAGCTTGGGTGCCGCGCAATCCCCCGCCCCGCCCGGCGGAGGCCGTGGCGCGAAGAGCGCCGCCAATGTCTGTGTTTCTCCCCGCGCGTTGGGAATCACATACCCTTGTGTCACCTGACGCCAGAGCGCGCGCGAGCGCTCCGCGCGCAGGTGCTCCACCTCCGCGCGGAGGGTGTCCACTTCCCGCAGCGCAGGCGCGGCCGGAGTGCCTTGGGCGCGCAACGCGTCCGCGTCCCGGAGCAGCGCCGCGTGCCGCGCCTCCAGCGCGGCCAGCTCCGCCTCCCCCGCCGGCCAGTACGCGTCGCGGGCCACCGGATCGAACAGCGGCGGAACGAAGCCCTCCACGTTCCAGGCGCCCCCCAGCATCCCGGAGAACGCGCTCAGGAACCCCAGCCGCTCCCCAGGAGCCTCCACCACCAGCACGCCGAACATCTTGCCGCCCCCGGGCCGCCACAGCGCCTCCCAGCGCGTGGCCCCGTGCAGCAGCCGCCGCTGGAGCGCCTCCGCCGCCCTGCGGCCCCAGGGGCCTGGAGGACCCGGTTGGAACGGGCTCGCCAACCGGACGGGGAGCGCCCCGTCCCTGGGAGGCAGTCGTTCGATGAGCGTCACGTTGTCGCCACTCGGAGTATTGCGGACATTTCTTGACTTCACAGGATGGGCCGAGCCCTGGCGGATCCGCCACCGGGCCGGATCTTCCTTTGAATCTTCTTAGAGAAGACGACTTCCTCTGTCCCGGCCTCAACAAATCCGGAGCGTTGAGCGGACTGTTTACTTCATGGCACCACCTCCCCTAGTGAACTGACGACACTCCATGTGTGTCTGTGTTTCATCCAATTCCTCCCTGTGCGGGAGGGGATCCTGAGAGCCTTTCTCATGAAGAAGGCTCTCATCCATGGCATCGAGCAACGTCGAGGGGGCGTCTTGTTTCCAGTCCACCAGAGAAGCATTGCGTCAAGGTTCAGGCGAACCGCGATGTTCGCGGCGCTTAGTGGCGTGATGGCCTGTGGGTCGAGCGAGCCGGGTCAAACCCCGGAAGGCGCCACGGCCACGGGTGCCAACACGCAGGGCATCCAGATCGTCAACGGGCCGTTCCGGGACAAGATCCTCCCCTCGCCCGTCCCGCCCCCCTCTCCGTCCTGCAAGCGGACCCTCCTGGCGGAGGTGGTCGCGTTCGATCAGGTCTACACCTACAACCGCCTGGGCTCCTACAACCCCACGGGCATGATGTACGCGCTCCTGGACGACGTGGAGCCCATCAACGGCAAGTCCAAGATGGGGCCGGGCAACGTCCGGCTGAAGACGGACAAGCGCCCGCGCCCGCTCACGCTGCGGGCCAACGTGGGTGACTGTCTGACGGTCAAGTTCCAGAACATGTTGGCGCCCACGCGCTCCGCCATTCCCAGCCCGTCCCAGTCGCAGCCGGGCGTGAGCCGGGCCTCGGGCTCCAACAACGGCTGGACGTTCCTGCGCAAGGTGCTGCCCGCCTGGGTCCTGACGCCCACGTACAACCGCGTCGCGTCGCTGCTGGAGAACACCGCCATCGGCGGCATCTGGTTCGGGGCGGGCGACGAGGCGAAGTTCGACGACACGCACCGCGAGGACTCCCCCGCCACGCGCACCGCGTCCCTCCATGTGCAGGGGCTCCAATACCTGTCGATGAGCTCGGACGGGGCCTACGTGGGCAAGAACGCCAGCAGCCTGGTGAGCCCCGGCGGCAGCACCACGTACACCTGGTACGCGGACCACGAGGGCGTCTTCTTCTTCTACAGCATGGGCGCGTCGTTCGGCGGCCAGGGAGACGGCGGCTCCACGGTCCACGGCCTCTTCGGCGCGGTCAACGTCGAGCCGCCCGGCGCGCGCTGGTACCGCTCCAAGGTCACCGCCAAGGCGCTGGAGGCCGTCACCACGGCCCGCAATCCCGACGGCACGCCCATCATCGACTACGAGGCCACGGATGGCTCGGGCCGTCCGGTGCTGGCCATGCTCGACAGCACCAACAAGATCCGCCACGGCGACCTGGAGGCGCTCATCACCGACTATTCGAGCACGGTGGTGGGGACGAGCACGTCGCGCGACACGGGCAGCTTCCGTGAGTTCACCGCCATCTACCACGACGAGATCAAGGCGGTTCAGGCCTTCGACGAGCTGGAGTGGAACCCCACGTTCCACAGCGTGCGCGACGGCTTCGGCATCAACTACGGCGTGGCCGGCCTGGGCGCGGAGTTGCTCGCCAACCGCGCGAAGATCGGCCCCACCAAGGACTGCGTCACCTGTGAGTACGAGGAGTTCTTCCTGGAGTCGTGGGCCAACGGCGACCCGGCCATGAACGTGGAGAAGGACGCCGCCGGCCGCGCCACGCAGGCGCTCTACCCGGACGACCCCACCAACGTGCACCACAGCTACCTGGGCGACCCGGTGCGCATCCGCAACATCCACGCGGGCCCCGCGGAGACGCACGTCTTCCACCTGCACGCGCACCAGTGGAAGTACTCCCCCAGCGTGGAGACCTCCAACTACCTGGACTCGCAGACCATCGGGCCGGGCTCCACGTTCACCTACGACATCAACTACGGCGGCTCCGGCAACCGCAACTTCACCGTGGGCGACTCCATCCACCACTGCCACCTGTACCCGCACTTCGCGCAGGGCATGTGGGCGCTGTGGCGCGTGCATGACGTCTTCGAGGCCGGCACGTCCGACCGCCTCCTGCCTGACGCGGAGATCAAGAACGGCACGCCCAACCCGGCCGTCATCCCGCTGCCCAACCGCCCGATGCCGCCCATGCCGACCTACGCGGACACGGTCGTCACGGACGGCAGCGGCAACCTCGCGACGCGCCCGGCGTTCCCCGGCTACCCCTTCTATATCGCCGGCATGACGGGCCGCCGCGCGCCGCAGGCGCCGCTGGACCTGGAGTACGACGGCGGCCTGCCCCGCCACATCGTCACGCGCGCCGTGGGCACCGTGGCGTACGGCGTCTCCGGCCGCTTCGACGTGGACCCCAGCGCGCTCAACATCAAGCTGCTGCCCCAGGACGGTACCCGGCTGGAGAAGAACGCCATGGCGTTCCACGCGGGCGAGTTCCCCAACGCCTCCAGCGTCACCACGCTCTACGGCGACACGGCCGCGGGCTACGCGGCCTACACGCCGCAGGGCTCCTCCGGGAAGTTCACCGTCAACGGCCGCAAGCCGGTGGCGGGAGCGCCCTTCGCGGACCCCTGCCCGGCCGGCGCGAGCGTGCGCAACTACCGCGCGACCTACCTGCAGATCGACATGCAGCGCATCAACCGCGCCGGGTGGCATGACCCGCAGGCCCGGCTGATGGTCCTCAACGAGGACGTGCCCGCGACCCAGGACGGCCTGCGTCCGCCGGAGCCCTTCTTCTTCCGGGCCGAGTCCGGCGAGTGCATCAACTTCTACTCGACGAACCTCATCCCCAAGCACCTGGAGCCGGACGCGTTCCAGATCTACACCCCCACGGACGTCATCGGGCAGCACATCCACCTGGTGAAGTTCGACGTGACGGCGGCGGACGGCGCGGGCAATGGGTGGAACTACGAGGACGGCACGCTGTCCTCCGACACCGTGGCTGAACGCATCCACCTGGCCAACGCCGCCGGCGGTGCCTTCGCGGCGGACGGCAACGTCAGCGAGACGGGCACCCGGGTGACGCTCTCGGTCCCCGCCCTGGGTTCGCACCCGCGCGTCAGCCGCGCGCCGCTCACGGCGCAGACCACGGTGCAGCGCTGGTGGGCGGACGACCAGTCGGCGAAGCGCACGCTGGAGACCGTGTTCACGCACGACCACTTCGGCCCCTCGTCGCACCAGCAGCACGGCTTCTTCGGCGCGCTCATCGTGGAGCCCAAGGGCTCCAAGTGGCGCGACCCGCGCACCGGCATCTACTACGGCTCGCGCGTGGCGGACGGCGGCCCCACCAGCTGGCGCGCGGACGTCATCACCGCGGATCCCGCGGAGAGCTTCCGCGAGTTCGCGCTGGGCTTCATGGACTACAACCCGCTGCTGGACGAGTGCGGCCAGCCGGTGAACCCTCCCAACTACAAAGAGGACGCGCTGCCCTGGGCGGTCGGCTTCGAGACCACCCCCATGCCGGAGGCCATCAGCGCCGCGGATCCGGGCGGCATGATGGTCAACTACCGCAACGAGCCCATCCCGCTGCGCATCTCCAAGCGCTCCACGCGCTGCGGCACGCGCAAGCTGCTCAGCACCAAGGAGGGTGAGATGTCCAACGTCTTCCGCTCGGACATCCACGGCGACCCGTACACGCCGCTGATGGCCGGCTACGAGGGCGACCGCATCAAGATCCGCCTGGTCCAGGGCTCGCAGGAGGAGCAGCACAGCTTCAACCTGCACGGGCACAAGTGGCTGCGCGAGGGCGGCGACCCGAACAGCGGCTTCCAGAACGCCCAGGCCATTGGCATCTCCGAACACTTCGAGTTCGAGCTGACCGGCGGCCTGCCCGCCATCGGCGGCACGTACGAGACGGCGGACTACATGTACATGAGCGCGTCCAACGGCGACCTCTGGAACGGCATGTGGGGCCTGATGCGCACCTACCGCCACAAGCAGAAGGGCCTGCGCACGCTGGGCGACGTGGCGATGCTGGCGGTGGACTTCAACCCCCGGCTGGACCTGGCGGTGTCGGCGGGAGGCAAGGAGCAGCTCCAGGCCTATCCCCCGGTGGAGCTGCTGGAGATGCCCGCGCGCTCCGGCCTGCCCCGGCTGAGCGAGTCGGACGAGACCATCCAGCCCTCCTTCGAGACCAACGACAAGGGCGAGGACGTGAAGCAGCGCACCGTGACGTTCGCCCTGGAGGCTCGCGAGGCGATGATGAAGATCGACCCGGACCTGGTGCTCCAGTACGAGAGCACCGGCAAGCTGGGCATCAAGCCGGTGAAGATCGACTCGTGTCCGCGCAACGCGCCGGTGCGGCTCTACACGGTGTCGGCCATCGACGCGCGCAACTGGTTGCCCGGCGGGAGGCTGGTCTACAACAGCAAGTACGGCCTCTATGATCCGGACGCGATCATCTTCGCCCGCGACGAGTACCTGTCCGACCTGAAGCTGGGCAAGCGCGCGCCGGAGCCGCTCATCCTCCGCGCGCGGGCCGGTGAGTGCGTGCAGGTGGTGCTCACCAACCGGCTGCCGGCGACGGCGCTGACGAAGAAGGACGTGTGGGCGCACCACTCCGCCATCACGTCCAGCTTCAACGTCAACCAGACGCGGATGTCGAACCACGTGTCGCTGCACCCGCAGCTGGTCAACGTGGACGTGAACACGGATGACGGCGCGAACGTGGGCCTCAACGCGCAGCAGACGGTGGCGCCTGGGACGACGCGCACCTATCGCTGGTACGCGGGCGAGTTCAAGAGCTCCCCGTGGACGGCTCCGTTCCCGGTGGGCATGGTGACGCCGACGGAGTTCGGCATCATCAACCTGCGCAACATGGCGGACGTGGTGAACCACGGCATGCACGGCTCCATCGGCGCGCTCGTCGTGGAGCCCGCGGACGCGGACTGGAGCGCGGACACCGGCACGGACGCGCAGGCGCGCGTGCGCTACACCCGCAAGGACGGCAGCAAGCAGACGTTCCGGGAGTTCGTCCTGCTCTACCAGGACGACCTGGGCCTGCACACGGACAACACCCGCTTCCAGGACACCAACACCAGTGGCCTGAACAGCGGCACGGCGCTGCGCAACACCAACGGCATCGACGACTCGCAGGACACCGGACAGAAGGGGTTCAACTACCGCACCGAACCGCTCTGGGCCCGCCTGGGCGTGCCGCCGCAGACGCCCCCTGAGCAGACGAACAACTACGACCTCACGTCCATCCTCAGCACCAGCGTGTACGGAGACCCGGCCACGCCGGTGTTCACCGCCAAGGTGGGCGAGCCGCTGCGCTGGCGCGTGGGGCAGCCGTCGGGCCACTCGCGGCAGCACGCCTTCAGCATCCACGGCGCGGAGTGGTCGCGAAACCCCTGGGCCGCGGGCATGCAGTCGCGGGTGATGGGACCCAACCCCAGCTCGCCCATCGTGTCCACCCAGGGAGGCTCGTCGGTGATGCACCACTGGAACATCGTCCCCGAGTACGGCGCGGGCGGTGCGTACGGCGTCCCGGGTGACTACCTGTACCGAGACATGCCCAGCTTCCTCTGGAGCAGTGGCGGTCTGTGGGGCGTGTTCCGGGTGGAGTAGTCCCGGCGCTCCTGGCAACACCTTGGGCGGCGCGGCGGTGGAAGGTTCCTTTCCCCTCGCGCCGCCCCCTTTCCTTCCCTGGCAGCACCGCTTCGAGCCGCCCCATGCGCAAGCCCTACGTCCTCGCCATCGCCGGCCTGCTGTCCACCGGCCTCATCGCCGCGGGCGGACACTTCCTCTTGCGGCGTGCCCCCGCCGCGCCTGAGTCACCCACCGCGCCGGTCCCCTCGCGCGCCCCACCAGCGCCCATCACCGCGGCCCCCGTGAAGGTGACGCGCGACGGGGTGTCGCTCGCGTTCGGCCTCACGCTGACGCCCCGACCGGTGGAGACCGAACAGGGCTCGCCGCTCCAGGCCGTCGCGCGCGTCACCCTCGCCGATGCCCGGACGGGAGAGCCGCTGACGGGGCGCCGGCCCCTGGCGTGGATGCGGCTGCGTCCCCCAGGGGAGGCCGCGCCGGACGACGCGGCCTGCCGCACGCAGGTGAAGACCTATCTGGGTGGCCTGTTGTCCGCGCAGGCGGACGTGGACTTCAACGCGTACTGGTTCCTCACGCTCAACCACGACCAGACGGTGTCGGTCATCAACCCGCAGATCGCCTTCGACCGCACCAAGCTGCAACACCTGGTGTCCGTGGGCGGCGCCGCGGCGGACTGGGCGCTGCTGCCGGACCGCTCCGCGCTGTACGTGACGCTGCCCGGGCAGGACACGGTGTCCGTCGTGGACGCGCAGCGCTTCGTGGTGACGCGCCCCCTGCACGTGGGCCGGCAGCCGGGCCGCATCGCGCTGGCCCCGGACGGCCTCACCGCCTGGGTGAGCAACGACGGCGACGGGACGGTGACCATCATCGACACGCCCACGCACTCCGTGCGCGATCCGGTGGATGTGGGGGCGGGACCGCACGCGTTCGGCTTCTCCGAAAGCGGGCGCACCGCGTGGGTTTCGGCGCGTGAGGCCCCCGTCCTCACGGCCCTGGACACGGCCTCTGGAGAGGTGTTGGGCCGGGTGGAGGTGGGGACGGGCGTCACCGAGCTGGCCTGGAGTGACGTGGCCCGGGCGCTCTTCGTCGCACGGCCTGGAGCACATGAAGTCCTGGTGGTGGACACCACCCGCCGCGAGGTGTCCCTGCGCATTCCGGTGAAGGGCAGCCTGGACGCGCTGCGCTTCGACAACACCGGCCGGTGGGCCTTCCTGGTGCACAAGGACACCGACACCGTGGACATCGTGGACGCGGCCA comes from the Corallococcus silvisoli genome and includes:
- a CDS encoding CotH kinase family protein → MALGLTLALEAATSACLPESPWATDVPECTRTAGAALEQEEDGLPVIHLYIAQSLPDDDDYRPARVFFRGRCYAIRARYRGETSQAFPKRSFTLDFDDGQTLDAPLLAGGLSGRRKVALISPFNDNSYIRTRLTFTLWSMMSSEHLQVKAFSAVVYLDGQYHGLFTVVDHVDRHSLAAQGMDPEGELFKAVDKSANFSQWDEVGRLKSTLHQGYEKKEGDPKKGDQAYASIEQLTAFVANAPPERFRAERGAWMRVEDYEDWWMLAHLAALSDSVTKNAYHFRAQGPTGSWRYIPWDTDASFGQDWNTLRRAPRPMATFPEENRLFARMMEDPAIRQPLRERFHTLLHTSLHRDVVQGLIDTYAAEVDRAARRDEALWGEAYRHFPRWSRRADINGFEGEVSYIHSWVDAHWDLLEEELR
- a CDS encoding DUF2716 domain-containing protein, with product MLELKPEPEAWMPLAGEEERHALDHPWPAPEQGCVRFVVDDAFFRLEHDARLELYRDLAERMLAVFRELTPPGGWLYALDPQHPCYRFYPHVPFEAGATLQEMTGLYTREHMEMVERGIHPPSLNARWAMDVHPAGDPEHLFAPQDFHFVFAARYRVGNFDGLEAPGRGPIETETYELLGPRLIAAVERDPPALFLRSRRLGPED
- a CDS encoding pseudouridine synthase; amino-acid sequence: MTLIERLPPRDGALPVRLASPFQPGPPGPWGRRAAEALQRRLLHGATRWEALWRPGGGKMFGVLVVEAPGERLGFLSAFSGMLGGAWNVEGFVPPLFDPVARDAYWPAGEAELAALEARHAALLRDADALRAQGTPAAPALREVDTLRAEVEHLRAERSRALWRQVTQGYVIPNARGETQTLAALFAPRPPPGGAGDCAAPKLLAYAFRQGLTPRVLAEFWWGAPPLDGRRESGAYYPACDNKCGTVLPYMLQGLAVGPGPPPPSPMDGPRILHEDPWLLVVDKPVGLPTLPGRHAPSRDSVLVRLQPRFPDLSSAGFIQDLEPESSGLVAIARDAATRAALQRQFSRGEARQRHVSWVDGRVAGDSGVIDLPLRGTTHAPLEDCVDARHGRRTLSAWKVLVREDSRTRVEWVPALQLPQSLRIHAAHRLGLGLPIAGDARFGRPDARLMLHAEAMDFVHPRTGQRLEFTSAAPF
- a CDS encoding cupredoxin domain-containing protein encodes the protein MFAALSGVMACGSSEPGQTPEGATATGANTQGIQIVNGPFRDKILPSPVPPPSPSCKRTLLAEVVAFDQVYTYNRLGSYNPTGMMYALLDDVEPINGKSKMGPGNVRLKTDKRPRPLTLRANVGDCLTVKFQNMLAPTRSAIPSPSQSQPGVSRASGSNNGWTFLRKVLPAWVLTPTYNRVASLLENTAIGGIWFGAGDEAKFDDTHREDSPATRTASLHVQGLQYLSMSSDGAYVGKNASSLVSPGGSTTYTWYADHEGVFFFYSMGASFGGQGDGGSTVHGLFGAVNVEPPGARWYRSKVTAKALEAVTTARNPDGTPIIDYEATDGSGRPVLAMLDSTNKIRHGDLEALITDYSSTVVGTSTSRDTGSFREFTAIYHDEIKAVQAFDELEWNPTFHSVRDGFGINYGVAGLGAELLANRAKIGPTKDCVTCEYEEFFLESWANGDPAMNVEKDAAGRATQALYPDDPTNVHHSYLGDPVRIRNIHAGPAETHVFHLHAHQWKYSPSVETSNYLDSQTIGPGSTFTYDINYGGSGNRNFTVGDSIHHCHLYPHFAQGMWALWRVHDVFEAGTSDRLLPDAEIKNGTPNPAVIPLPNRPMPPMPTYADTVVTDGSGNLATRPAFPGYPFYIAGMTGRRAPQAPLDLEYDGGLPRHIVTRAVGTVAYGVSGRFDVDPSALNIKLLPQDGTRLEKNAMAFHAGEFPNASSVTTLYGDTAAGYAAYTPQGSSGKFTVNGRKPVAGAPFADPCPAGASVRNYRATYLQIDMQRINRAGWHDPQARLMVLNEDVPATQDGLRPPEPFFFRAESGECINFYSTNLIPKHLEPDAFQIYTPTDVIGQHIHLVKFDVTAADGAGNGWNYEDGTLSSDTVAERIHLANAAGGAFAADGNVSETGTRVTLSVPALGSHPRVSRAPLTAQTTVQRWWADDQSAKRTLETVFTHDHFGPSSHQQHGFFGALIVEPKGSKWRDPRTGIYYGSRVADGGPTSWRADVITADPAESFREFALGFMDYNPLLDECGQPVNPPNYKEDALPWAVGFETTPMPEAISAADPGGMMVNYRNEPIPLRISKRSTRCGTRKLLSTKEGEMSNVFRSDIHGDPYTPLMAGYEGDRIKIRLVQGSQEEQHSFNLHGHKWLREGGDPNSGFQNAQAIGISEHFEFELTGGLPAIGGTYETADYMYMSASNGDLWNGMWGLMRTYRHKQKGLRTLGDVAMLAVDFNPRLDLAVSAGGKEQLQAYPPVELLEMPARSGLPRLSESDETIQPSFETNDKGEDVKQRTVTFALEAREAMMKIDPDLVLQYESTGKLGIKPVKIDSCPRNAPVRLYTVSAIDARNWLPGGRLVYNSKYGLYDPDAIIFARDEYLSDLKLGKRAPEPLILRARAGECVQVVLTNRLPATALTKKDVWAHHSAITSSFNVNQTRMSNHVSLHPQLVNVDVNTDDGANVGLNAQQTVAPGTTRTYRWYAGEFKSSPWTAPFPVGMVTPTEFGIINLRNMADVVNHGMHGSIGALVVEPADADWSADTGTDAQARVRYTRKDGSKQTFREFVLLYQDDLGLHTDNTRFQDTNTSGLNSGTALRNTNGIDDSQDTGQKGFNYRTEPLWARLGVPPQTPPEQTNNYDLTSILSTSVYGDPATPVFTAKVGEPLRWRVGQPSGHSRQHAFSIHGAEWSRNPWAAGMQSRVMGPNPSSPIVSTQGGSSVMHHWNIVPEYGAGGAYGVPGDYLYRDMPSFLWSSGGLWGVFRVE
- a CDS encoding YncE family protein; the encoded protein is MRKPYVLAIAGLLSTGLIAAGGHFLLRRAPAAPESPTAPVPSRAPPAPITAAPVKVTRDGVSLAFGLTLTPRPVETEQGSPLQAVARVTLADARTGEPLTGRRPLAWMRLRPPGEAAPDDAACRTQVKTYLGGLLSAQADVDFNAYWFLTLNHDQTVSVINPQIAFDRTKLQHLVSVGGAAADWALLPDRSALYVTLPGQDTVSVVDAQRFVVTRPLHVGRQPGRIALAPDGLTAWVSNDGDGTVTIIDTPTHSVRDPVDVGAGPHAFGFSESGRTAWVSAREAPVLTALDTASGEVLGRVEVGTGVTELAWSDVARALFVARPGAHEVLVVDTTRREVSLRIPVKGSLDALRFDNTGRWAFLVHKDTDTVDIVDAATSQVAHTLPGFSAPDSVVFTDAFAYVRNTTDSRVTLVELKTLEGTGTPALVRVTMGQRPASEARVLGRSDPIAPLPEGNGVIAAGNADRALFLYQEGMMAPRGTHLNYGREPRAVKVLDRSLREVEPGVFTARGSVRENGTYDVQVLLDNPRVVACLEWKVGEVPVDASFARTLPLKLTPEFDAKRMYAPGQTAPLRFRLEPTAGAGQPAVAPEEIRVLMFRTPGTWQVRTEPRRVSDGVFEVDFNPPTEGQYKFVVGVEGRGVDLGRLPTFTLGVSPPLAAALTSESAP